The Toxorhynchites rutilus septentrionalis strain SRP chromosome 3, ASM2978413v1, whole genome shotgun sequence genome includes a region encoding these proteins:
- the LOC129774929 gene encoding DNA mismatch repair protein spellchecker 1: MASLKPLQCLNLDANQQKNFMTFFKTLPDKPATTIRFFDRADYYSCHGPDAEFVSKSVFKSTNMVKIMAPSGWDYELPYVVLSKNNFESFLRDLLLVRNYRVDVFTNKGPIKTSNEWVLEFKGSPGNLMQFEDILFANNDMVSGSALIALHVKQQNKQRVIGLSCVEPNDRMFSVSEFVDNDFYSELEALVVILSPKECILPIGDPENNRIKTLMERNNIVVTLKKKQEFSLEKNDVIQDLNKLLRFSKGQQESANSIPETSKTLALSALGVSIRYLELVENTSNHGQYEIKLLNLNRFVHLDAAAVSALNLFPEPGSNMSSKWQSVLGVLDRCRTPQGHRLMAQWLKQPLRSMDMIKDRHDIVECLVDSTATRTELHDLHMKRLPDVLIIIRKLLRKKASLQDMFRLYQIILRIPKILHILSTLENTAIRSIIYSPMKDTLGDLKLFKSMVEQVLDLEAVERGEYLVKHTFDDRLKEHKEQMDEVVSKMKRQLSKVANDLDLEEGSSIKLDYVGHHGYHFRISLKDETKIRKDSKYQILDAVKGGVRFTNEKLADLNGDFGDSKRSYEEQQKSIVEEAVRIAIGYIEPWTILNNQIAQLDCFLSFAIAAVNAPEPYVRPKMFNEGEGRLKLTQLRHPCIELQEDVNFIPNDAVLLKDQTIMYIITGPNMGGKSTFIRSVGVAVLMAHVGSFVPCSQAEITIVDCILGRVGANDNLSKGLSTFMVEMVETAGIIRTATEKSLVIIDELGRGTSTYEGCGIAWAIAEHLAKEIKCFTLFATHFHEISEMAESISTVESCYMDATVDDDNFTLLYQIKKGVMEKSFGIQVAKLANFPAEVVKLAQKLYEECEDHYAQLQTANDQDGMETLKTSLVRIASVDPDNDDSIREMLRDVQITVKNSKSTYFRKTFISLQT, translated from the exons AAACCCGCAACAACAATAAGATTCTTCGATCGCGCAGACTATTACAGTTGCCATGGCCCCGATGCAGAGTTCGTGTCGAAGAGCGTTTTCAAATCTACGAACATGGTCAAGATTATGGCTCCGAGCGGATGGGACTATGAACTGCCATACGTTGTGTTGAGCAAGAACAATTTCGAGAGCTTTTTGCGGGACCTCTTGTTGGTCCGCAACTATCGGGTAGATGTGTTCACCAATAAAGGACCCATAAAGACGTCCAATGAGTGGGTGCTAGAGTTCAAAGGATCGCCTGGAAATTTGATGCAGTTCGAGGATATACTTTTTGCCAACAATGATATGGTTTCAGGATCTGCATTGATTGCCTTGCACGTGAAGCAACAAAATAAACAGAGAGTCATTGGATTATCTTGCGTGGAACCAAATGATCGAATGTTTtcagtatcagaatttgtggaTAATGACTTTTATTCTGAGCTGGAAGCGTTAGTAGTCATTCTCAGCCCGAAAGAATGCATTTTGCCGATCGGAGACCCTGAG AACAACCGCATCAAAACTTTAATGGAGAGAAACAATATTGTTGTTACACTGAAGAAAAAGCAGGAATTCTCACTTGAAAAGAATGATGTCATACAAGATTTGAACAAACTGCTTCGTTTCTCGAAGGGGCAACAGGAGAGTGCAAACTCGATACCCGAAACATCGAAAACTTTAGCGTTGTCGGCATTAGGAGTTTCAATTCGTTATTTGGAACTTGTTGAAAATACCTCGAACCACGGGCAGTATGAGATAAAATTGCTGAATTTGAACAG aTTCGTTCATTTGGATGCGGCTGCGGTTTCCGCATTGAACTTGTTCCCTGAACCTGGCAGCAACATGTCATccaagtggcaaagtgttttgGGTGTACTCGACCGATGTCGAACTCCTCAGGGACATCGTTTGATGGCGCAATGGCTGAAACAGCCTCTACGCAGCATGGATATGATAAAGGATCGTCATGATATTGTCGAGTGTTTGGTTGATAGCACAGCTACGCGAACCGAACTACACGACCTTCACATGAAGCGCCTGCCGGACGTTCTTATCATAATTAGGAAACTCCTCAGGAAGAAAGCCTCTCTGCAGGATATGTTTCGGTTGTATCAAATCATTCTTAGGATTCCCAAGATTCTACACATTCTGAGCACACTAGAAAATACTGCCATTCGAAGCATCATCTACAGCCCAATGAAGGATACGTTGGGAGatttgaaattgttcaaatCTATGGTTGAACAAGTTTTAGATTTGGAAGCCGTCGAAAGGGGTGAATATCTTGTGAAACATACGTTCGATGACCGACTAAAGGAGCACAAAGAGCAAATGGATGAAGTTGTGAGCAAGATGAAAAGGCAACTTTCAAAAGTTGCTAATGACCTTGATCTGGAGGAAGGCAGTTCCATCAAACTAGATTACGTTGGTCATCATGGTTACCATTTCAGAATATCACTCAAAGATGAAACAAAAATCCGTAAAGATTCCAAATACCAG ATTTTGGATGCTGTTAAAGGCGGGGTTAGGTTCACAAACGAAAAACTAGCAGATCTTAATGGTGATTTTGGCGACTCAAAAAGGTCTTACGAAGAACAACAGAAATCGATTGTGGAGGAAGCTGTGAGAATTGCAATCGGTTACATCGAACCATGGACGATTTTGAACAATCAAATTGCCCAGCTGGAttgttttttgagttttgcTATAGCCGCTGTGAACGCACCAGAGCCATATGTGCGACCAAAAATGTTTAATGAAGGAGAAGGGCGGCTGAAATTGACCCAATTGCGTCATCCTTGTATAGAATTACAGGAAGATGTTAACTTCATACCGAATGATGCGGTTCTTCTCAAAGATCAGACGATTATGTACATTATTACGGGTCCCAATATGGGTGGTAAAAGTACTTTCATTCGCTCAGTAGGAGTGGCGGTGTTGATGGCTCATGTTGGCTCATTCGTTCCATGTTCGCAAGCCGAAATAACAATTGTGGATTGTATTCTTGGTCGGGTAGGTGCGAACGACAATCTCAGCAAGGGACTGAGTACCTTCATGGTTGAAATGGTGGAAACAGCAGGCATCATACGAACTGCTACGGAAAAATCACTGGTTATAATAGACGAACTTGGGCGCGGTACTTCGACATATGAGGGGTGTGGAATAGCCTGGGCTATAGCGGAACATCTGGCGAAAGAAATAAAATGTTTCACACTTTTTGCAACGCATTTCCATGAGATCAGCGAAATGGCAGAATCGATTAGCACCGTGGAGAGTTGTTATATGGATGCCACTGTGGATGATGATAATTTTACCTTGTTGTATCAAATCAAAAAGGGCGTTATGGAAAAAAGCTTTGGGATTCAAGTGGCCAAACTAGCGAATTTCCCTGCTGAAGTTGTGAAG tTGGCACAAAAACTTTACGAAGAATGTGAGGATCACTATGCTCAACTACAAACCGCAAATGATCAAGATGGAATGGAAACGCTGAAAACATCATTGGTAAGAATTGCTTCCGTGGATCCTGATAATGACGATTCAATTCGTGAAATGCTTCGCGATGTGCAAATCACTGTTAAGAATTCAAAGAGCACATATTTTCGTAAAACATTTATTAGTCTCCAAACTTGA